The window CAACTTCATACCGGACAGGGCGGCAGCAGGGATTGGAAGACAGATGTTTGTCACGCATGAGGACTTCTAGCTGTACCAGGTTTTGCAGGGTCAGGTCATAGTTTGTGCGGGCCGACTCACATGAGCCGATGCAGTAGCTGAACCGTACAATCTCCTCGGACTCAAAGCCAAGCCCCAGGTCCCGCACCTTCACCGTGAGACTGTGCAGGCGGCAGTGGCGGTTGCGGCTCCTACGCCTCTCTTTGTTGGATCCTTTCTTGGCTCTACTGGAACCTGAGGGGGACCGCTCAGCCCTGAGCAGTTCTGAGGAACTCAGCCCTTGCCATGTCATGTTGTCTCCTGGTGGAAAGGAAAGGGAGGTGAGACACACGAGGCTTCCAAAAAGGAGGATAGGTGGCAAATGTTAGGCCCCGTGAAATAAGGAAAAGGCATGAGGCTTGACTGGGGCATAAAGCTGTCTCATCAGCCTCCTTGCTTCCCAAATGGACTGCTTATATTCCCCAGATGGGGCAAAGTCAAGGAAAAGCAAAGCATCAAACCAGAATACATGGGAGCTGTTAACAATTAATAGTTCTATTCCAAGTAAGAGCTACCACCTACTAAGTCAACTGAATTCTTAGAAGAGTAGAACTCTGCTTAGGGCAGTACTGCAAGTGAACATGAAGGAACAGTATCCATGGGCTGAGGATGGCTGTGAAGAAAACTCAGAACCCATGCCACCAAAGCTCCCACACTCTTCCCTCGTGGGCATGCTATATTCTTACCATGCCAGTGGCCCCATGCAGCCAGAGATGGTGCCTCCTTGCTGTTCTCCTCCAAAGAGGCCGGGCTGGCTGTGCCCACTTTTCCATAGGAAGCTGCTCCCAACGTCTGGTTGTGATGCTGAGTCTGTGGAGTTGCAGTAACTGCCCCAGCAAACAAGGACAGCAGAGTGATGGCCCTCCACAAACCCTGTTCCAAGGAAAGAAATGAAGGCACATTCTGGTAAAGAGGCACTAAAAAGGTGAAAGGGACCTCCTATTGGAGAGAGCAAAGAGAGGTGGGAATGCTCCATGCTGAAGTCTCAAGGGCACTTCACACTTGATGAGTCGTCTACATGGACAGCGCTTTTGTGTAGGAGAATACATGCCTGCCTCATATAGACTATCATTCATACAGCCAAGAATGTGTAGAAGTCTGTTTCAATGAGAAATTGCAGCCATATGCAGCAAAATACAGAACACAAAATACAGAAACGCAAGATAACATGTACGTAGTAAGTGTTCTAATGTGCCGTATGGCCCCATGAGTTGTGATCCACATTAGAGAGAGACTAACAGAGTAGAGAGACAGTGGACTAGATCAAGGCGGGGGAGACAAAGGAAGAAACCCTCCCATCTTGCACATACTGAAGAGCTATGGGATCATCCCCTATATAAAGCTTCCATTATTTTTGGTTGCTGGTGACATGAGATGGAAAATGTTCTGTAATGAAAAATGTTCCTCACCAATATCTTCTGTGGGGGGAAACTGCCATTGCTAGTAATGGGTTGGTTTTATTTACCAAGTATGCATAAAATAAATGTGCTCAATCAGATTGCAGTCAATTTACACAGGAAAGTTTTCTAGAAATGCTTCATATTCAAAATTTGCTCCCATGCTGAGAAGAGTCCTTAGTAAGGCTAACTCACCCTATATTGCACCTCTTGAGTAGGCAAACTCCTGTTGGCAGACAGAGACCTGTCTGAGCTGTGCCTTCGCCCCTCCAATCTCCACTCCATTCTACCTGCAACACAAAGAACAATTTAGGATTTGTCCTGTACCTCTCTAGCTGGACCGCCTGGCCTTTCCTCTTGCTGTCTATTGGCTCAGTCATCATCCTTGCCCAGCTCTGCACCTCTAAGCACCCTTTCTTGCATCACAACCTGCTCTGAGTAAATAAGCCTGTCCAGATGAATAAAAGAAGTCAACAGCACTCTTGAGAGAACCAAAATGTTCTGGCTGACGAGCACTGTATTTGAAGTCTAACATGGGGTCCATCTAGCAGGATCTTTAGGTTGTGCCTGTGATAGAAATGGATGGCTTGCAAGAGGGGACTTTACAATGGTTCTGTCCTAGGAATGTTTCTCTGCTGCCAATGAGAGTTTAAAATGAGCAGTTTTCTTGGCATTGATCAATatcaaaatccaaattaaatagcTATCCTGTGAATACTGAAAGAAATGCAAGACACTTGTAACTACTTGTAATGTTACTGGAACAACTTGTAATGCCCCTTTACAGTCTTATCTAGAGAAGAGGACAGCGGAGTGCCTGGGCATCTTTCCAGTATTAGAGCAATGGGACTCCCTGACTAACTCCATCTCAAAGGGATCCAGCTTGTGGAATAATCAGCCTTCAATATTTTGAGACAGGTCACACTTTGGGCCTTGGAAGGTGAACTGCCAAGACGAGCCATTTATAAGAACTGGTACCTCCACATGGGAGCTGCTCACGTAGTTAGGATGCCTAGCATAATCATAGCAACCATTCTTTTCTTGCATATGATTTTGTGCCAATTAAAGTCAAAATCCAAAACAGCTCCCAACTTCAGCATCATTTCTCAAGCCACACACTTCCCTTACAAGCTGCTTCACCTGCTGGTGTTCACTGTTAACTCCAGTGCACACAAATAACAACTCTCTTCATCCTTCTATATTTACATTAAAGGCTTTTTCTGCCTTCTACCACACCCCTCTATTATACAACCTATTTATCGAGATGTGTCCTGTTGTCACACACATCCACATGGAGCAGCTCCACAGGGTAATTACTAGTCACAGCCAAAACATTCTGAAAAGGCCCGATGCTGAGGCTGGAAATGATGATCCGCAGAACAGACAGCAAACCCTTGTAATGTCTGATGATCCTGCCTTACCAAGTTGCCAACACCCCCCAGATCCCGTGTCACTATCAGCTCTCTTTGGACCAACAAAGATCCTCTCCTGGAGGGACAATGTGTTCCTGTTTACATAGGGGATGGGGAAGGGTCTCTTCTTGAGCACTTTGGGGTGCAGTTTCTCACATTCACACAAGGTGGCAGCATAGGACCAAAGTTCTGCTTCTCTTAACCTGACATATTTCACATATAAGGGAGACCCACTACCCTATAATGGAAAACCTAAAGCttgattttcaaggcaagggcaGAAAGAAATCCAAAGTTAAAAGAACCCTGAGGATAGATGTGGAAAAGGCTGAGTCCTCCTCCTAAAAAAAACACCACTATCCCTGGGCGCTCTCTATGATACTCATGTCTGTAATTGGTCCACCAGACACCATACAGAGACAGAAACATCTTCTGAGGATCAACCTTTAGAATATGGAtcaatttctcctctccctgCTTCCAGCTGATGCTACTGAGCTTCAGAGTTCAGATTTCTGTTTACCTGCATTCTATGTCATCCATGCAGTAGTATGCATAACTATCCCTATACTCATACACTGGGGAACCATGGGAATTTGCAAACCCAACCCAACGTAGTACAGACTTGAGTTTCTGGGAGTCACCAGATTCTAGTAACAATCCTGGAGGCTTCGGACAAAGACATTCCCCTTTTATCTATTCCTTCCCTCTTTGCTAAAGGAAAGCCTCTTTGACTGAATTTAACATGTGGACATTAGTAAAATTATCAAAAATCTGAATCAAAACTGGCATTGCCACACAGGAAGATACAACTCAATTCCCAAGAAAACACAAAGGGACTGGAGAAAAGTTTCTGGAACTTGCAGCTCATCCACtgaatgtttagctgaaaacttcaACTCAGGCACAGGATTAGAAAGAAAGCAGGTCAGTGCTGCACATACGGAGATGCCCGCCTGGTATCCACTGGTGTGCATGGCCAAGCAGATGCCAAGGGCAGTTCCTCTGCTACCCGGGCAAGGTGTTGGTTGTGCTTCAGACACAAACCAGGGGAGATATGTTTGGGACAAGCTTTGTGAGAGCCAAGCAGGCGGCTGAAGCACACAATACCCCCAGATCTTGTGGACAGGCAATCTGGCAAACACCCCAAGCTAAGGACAGTAAGGAAGAAATGAGCAGTCTTGGGCTAAGACTCCCAACCACCTTCAAGCTACTGCACCTCCAGCTCTGGCACCTCAGGATGTTACAAgccactcaagcagccctcctagatgtgtgtgtgtgtagggaagGGGGGAGGTGCCTTCAGCTCTCTGCCTTACCCCACTGAAGTAGCGCTTCTAAGGCAGCCAATGCTGGAGCAACAGGATTTTTTTCAAAAGAGATTCCCTGACTTTCCAAAACAAAGAGATGCTGGCAACAAGTTGTAGCTGGTGAGCTGCCAGCCCCCACCCTCCCGAGCATCATGCTCACCTTGTAAAGTGTCTGCCGGGATCCTAGCCCAGAGCCCTAATGACTAGAAACACAAACGGATCTGCCTGTTTTGAAGCCTCATCTATGGACACCCCTTCCAGCAATCCTGTAGACAGCTAAGGATAAAAAGCCTGCCCGAGTCTGGCGGGGCCCATCCATGGGCACTTTTCTCTCCAGCAGGCACAGTCGAAATTCCCCAAACAGGAGTTGCAAGACTCGGCTCGCGAGGAGTCTCTGCATGGGCTGGAACTTCATGCCACATCTCCACGGAAGCAGTAACTAAAGCAATACTTCAGCAGTTCTCTGCTCCAACGCAGAAGTCACTCTACACCTAGGAGCAAGGGAAAATAGACCACCCTAGTCCTGGTGGGGTGAAGAAAGGAAGTTCTCCAAGTCATGATGGTGAGGGGAACTTTGCTGAAGCCCTTCTTCCTAGGAACACAGAGATATATCCTGGAACTACTTCCAGTGTAGGAACCCCCGGGATTTAAAGCTCCATCGAGCCCGGCAGAAACTCAGACATACTGGGGGAGAAGTTCCAGAAGCGAACAGGACCTTGGGCCACCTCCCTTACCCTCAGCGAAAGGCGAGCAGCTACTACTACGGGGCAGGGCTCAGAGGAAATGTTGGAGTACGTTTCACACAGCGATCCCAGCTCAGTCTCTTACACACACGCACAACGCACTTACACACTCCACACTACCCTCCCTTTCCCTTGCTGAAGAGCTGCCT of the Eublepharis macularius isolate TG4126 chromosome 5, MPM_Emac_v1.0, whole genome shotgun sequence genome contains:
- the ARTN gene encoding artemin is translated as MELSYRISLTDLSKCAQGKDPMWLRDDVSDPGGAGPWPLGRLSARAAEEPPPGGSGLDALDRGRRFLAPILGVWSPESRAQEEAPERPRRSARMEWRLEGRRHSSDRSLSANRSLPTQEVQYRGLWRAITLLSLFAGAVTATPQTQHHNQTLGAASYGKVGTASPASLEENSKEAPSLAAWGHWHGDNMTWQGLSSSELLRAERSPSGSSRAKKGSNKERRRSRNRHCRLHSLTVKVRDLGLGFESEEIVRFSYCIGSCESARTNYDLTLQNLVQLEVLMRDKHLSSNPCCRPVRYEVVSFMDARNAWHTVDNLSAAECRCVG